The following coding sequences lie in one Spinacia oleracea cultivar Varoflay chromosome 1, BTI_SOV_V1, whole genome shotgun sequence genomic window:
- the LOC110801679 gene encoding uncharacterized protein yields MAQTEVYAPKSGQLWKTVMNWLAFLFQIFVQIIRGTPSMSQVFNNIGFSHGGQTSFLSPPTSNSSTTGFKPLPVVEIPLHASAATAVDINAADGGEAGDAPSVRLSGKLTVVLDLDETLVCAYETSSLPPTLCTQATEAGLDWFELECVSSDKECEGKPKISYVTVFERPGLNEFLEQLSEFADLILFTAGLEGYARPLVDRIDVDNRFSRRLYRPSTTSTEYRDHVKDLSCISPDLGRVVIVDNNPFSFLLQPLNGIPCVPFSAGQPHDDQLLEVLLPLLKHLSLQDDVRPALYEKFHMPEWFQKHGIPSSSWTS; encoded by the exons ATGGCGCAAACAGAAGTATACGCGCCGAAATCAGGTCAGCTATGGAAGACGGTGATGAACTGGTTAGCGTTCTTGTTCCAGATCTTTGTTCAGATCATTCGAGGTACTCCTTCCATGTCGCAAGTCTTCAATAACATAGGTTTCAGCCATGGCGGACAgacttcttttctctctcctccaacttCTAATTCTTCTACTACCGGTTTTAAGCCTCTCCCTGTTGTTGAGATTCCTCTTCACGCTTCCGCTGCTACTGCCGTCGATATCAATGCTGCTGATGGTGGTGAGGCTGGTGATGCTCCCAGTGTTCGTCTTTCGGGCAAGCTCACT GTTGTACTTGATCTGGATGAAACACTAGTATGTGCATATGAGACCTCTAGTTTACCACCAACACTTTGTACACAGGCGACAGAAGCAGGTCTGGATTGGTTTGAGCTGGAATGTGTATCGTCAGATAAG GAATGCGAAGGGAAGCCCAAAATCAGTTATGTGACAGTGTTTGAACGTCCTGGGTTAAATGAATTCTTGGAGCAACTTAGTGAATTTGCAGATTTGATTCTTTTCACGGCTGGTCTAGAAG GTTATGCTAGACCTCTTGTTGACAGAATTGATGTCGACAATCGGTTCAGTCGTCGCCTGTATCGGCCATCGACTACTAGCAC GGAGTATCGGGATCATGTGAAGGATCTATCCTGCATCTCACCGGATCTAGGCAGAGTAGTTATTGTTGACAACAATCCATTCAGTTTCCTATTGCAGCCACTAAATGGGATTCCATGTGTACCGTTTTCTGCAGGACAGCCACATGATGATCAG CTTCTTGAAGTCTTACTTCCGCTCCTGAAGCACCTCTCGCTTCAGGATGATGTTAGGCCTGCCTTGTATGAAAAATTCCATATGCCGGAGTGGTTCCAAAAGCACGGAATCCCTTCCTCTAGTTGGACATCGTAG
- the LOC110801676 gene encoding imidazoleglycerol-phosphate dehydratase 1, chloroplastic-like isoform X1, which produces MALRTPGGCHLLPPRIRVSPATLSPPPAQLPLFHKPNSNNLKLSNPIIATPRASMANDNSSPAFSASQSTVARIGEVKRVTKETNVSVKINLDGKGITDSSTSVPFLDHMLDQLASHGLFDVHVRATGDIHIDDHHTNEDVALALGTALLQALGDRKGINRFGDFSASLDEALIHVSLDLSGRPHLSCDLHIPTERVGSYDTQLVEHFFQSLVNTSGMTLHIRQLAGKNSHHIIEATFKAFARALRQATEYDHRRAGTVPSSKGVLSRA; this is translated from the exons ATGGCTCTCCGTACACCCGGTGGTTGTCACCTCCTGCCACCCCGAATTAGGGTTTCTCCTGCCACTCTCTCCCCTCCCCCTGCTCAATTACCCCTCTTTCACAAGCCAAATTCCAACAATCTCAAATTGTCGAACCCAATCATCGCAACTCCTCGTGCTTCAATGGCGAATGACAATAGCTCTCCTGCTTTTTCCGCCTCCCAAAGTACCG TAGCTCGAATCGGGGAGGTGAAGAGAGTAACTAAAGAGACAAATGTGTCTGTGAAGATAAACTTGGATGGTAAGGGGATTACAGATAGCAGCACTTCAGTCCCTTTCCTAGATCATATGTTGGAT CAATTAGCATCACATGGGCTATTTGATGTACATGTGAGAGCTACCGGTGATATTCATATCGATGATCATCACACTAATGAAGATGTTGCACTCGCCCTTGGAACG GCTTTGCTGCAAGCTCTTGGTGATAGAAAGGGAATCAATAGATTCGGTGACTTCTCTGCTTCTCTGGATGAAGCTCTGATTCATGTCTCACTG GATTTATCTGGAAGGCCCCACTTGAGCTGTGATCTACATATACCTACTGAGAGAGTTGGATCATATGATACCCAG CTCGTGGAGCACTTTTTCCAGTCATTGGTGAATACTTCTGGTATGACGCTTCACATCCGCCAG CTTGCTGGTAAAAATTCTCACCACATTATCGAAGCAACTTTCAAGGCTTTTGCCAGGGCTCTCAGGCAGGCTACAGAATATGACCATCGTCGTGCAGGGACAGTGCCAAG TTCAAAGGGGGTCCTATCACGAGCTTGA
- the LOC110801676 gene encoding imidazoleglycerol-phosphate dehydratase, chloroplastic-like isoform X4, whose amino-acid sequence MALRTPGGCHLLPPRIRVSPATLSPPPAQLPLFHKPNSNNLKLSNPIIATPRASMANDNSSPAFSASQTRIGEVKRVTKETNVSVKINLDGKGITDSSTSVPFLDHMLDQLASHGLFDVHVRATGDIHIDDHHTNEDVALALGTALLQALGDRKGINRFGDFSASLDEALIHVSLDLSGRPHLSCDLHIPTERVGSYDTQLVEHFFQSLVNTSGMTLHIRQLAGKNSHHIIEATFKAFARALRQATEYDHRRAGTVPSSKGVLSRA is encoded by the exons ATGGCTCTCCGTACACCCGGTGGTTGTCACCTCCTGCCACCCCGAATTAGGGTTTCTCCTGCCACTCTCTCCCCTCCCCCTGCTCAATTACCCCTCTTTCACAAGCCAAATTCCAACAATCTCAAATTGTCGAACCCAATCATCGCAACTCCTCGTGCTTCAATGGCGAATGACAATAGCTCTCCTGCTTTTTCCGCCTCCCAAA CTCGAATCGGGGAGGTGAAGAGAGTAACTAAAGAGACAAATGTGTCTGTGAAGATAAACTTGGATGGTAAGGGGATTACAGATAGCAGCACTTCAGTCCCTTTCCTAGATCATATGTTGGAT CAATTAGCATCACATGGGCTATTTGATGTACATGTGAGAGCTACCGGTGATATTCATATCGATGATCATCACACTAATGAAGATGTTGCACTCGCCCTTGGAACG GCTTTGCTGCAAGCTCTTGGTGATAGAAAGGGAATCAATAGATTCGGTGACTTCTCTGCTTCTCTGGATGAAGCTCTGATTCATGTCTCACTG GATTTATCTGGAAGGCCCCACTTGAGCTGTGATCTACATATACCTACTGAGAGAGTTGGATCATATGATACCCAG CTCGTGGAGCACTTTTTCCAGTCATTGGTGAATACTTCTGGTATGACGCTTCACATCCGCCAG CTTGCTGGTAAAAATTCTCACCACATTATCGAAGCAACTTTCAAGGCTTTTGCCAGGGCTCTCAGGCAGGCTACAGAATATGACCATCGTCGTGCAGGGACAGTGCCAAG TTCAAAGGGGGTCCTATCACGAGCTTGA
- the LOC110801695 gene encoding photosystem II D1 precursor processing protein PSB27-H2, chloroplastic: MRTALLPKGRLPTSRSKVVAKLIKHNECKSEQRLVLFPEESEITRRQLCTAASVVAILTFQQGMISEPVKAKEVDKGDDGLLEPIKSLFDPNEKTKSGKVLPKAYLRSAREVLKTLRDSLKEDPKDAAKFRRNADAAKVSIRDYLNTWSGQQAVAKEESYTELEKVFRSLARFYSKAGPSASLSDQVKSEILHDLDIVEQFL; this comes from the exons ATGCGAACAGCTCTCCTTCCGAAGGGGCGACTGCCTACTAGCAGGTCCAAGGTGGTAGCAAAACTCATCAAACACA ACGAGTGCAAGTCCGAACAACGATTGGTGCTATTTCCTGAGGAAAGTGAAATTACCCGGAGACAGTTATGTACTGCTGCTTCAGTGGTGGCGATTCTGACATTCCAGCAGGGTATGATATCAGAACCAGTTAAGGCTAAAGAAGTTGATAAAGGAGATGATGGTTTACTGGAACCAATTAAGTCATTGTTTGATccaaatgaaaaaacaaagtcAGGCAAAGTATTGCCAAAAGCCTACCTCAGGTCAGCCAGGGAGGTTCTGAAGACACTTCGAGATTCCTTGAAGGAAGATCCAAAGGATGCGGCTAAATTCAGGCGAAATGCAGATGCCGCTAAGGTATCTATTCGAGATTATTTAAACACCTGGAGCGGCCAGCAAGCTGTAGCCAAAGAG GAATCTTACACGGAGCTAGAGAAAGTATTTAGATCCCTTGCTCGCTTTTATTCAAAGGCAGGTCCATCAGCTTCACTCAGTGATCAAGTCAAGTCTGAAATCTTGCACGATTTAGATATTGTTGAACAATTTTTGTAG
- the LOC110801676 gene encoding imidazoleglycerol-phosphate dehydratase 2, chloroplastic-like isoform X2, whose amino-acid sequence MALRTPGGCHLLPPRIRVSPATLSPPPAQLPLFHKPNSNNLKLSNPIIATPRASMANDNSSPAFSASQSTARIGEVKRVTKETNVSVKINLDGKGITDSSTSVPFLDHMLDQLASHGLFDVHVRATGDIHIDDHHTNEDVALALGTALLQALGDRKGINRFGDFSASLDEALIHVSLDLSGRPHLSCDLHIPTERVGSYDTQLVEHFFQSLVNTSGMTLHIRQLAGKNSHHIIEATFKAFARALRQATEYDHRRAGTVPSSKGVLSRA is encoded by the exons ATGGCTCTCCGTACACCCGGTGGTTGTCACCTCCTGCCACCCCGAATTAGGGTTTCTCCTGCCACTCTCTCCCCTCCCCCTGCTCAATTACCCCTCTTTCACAAGCCAAATTCCAACAATCTCAAATTGTCGAACCCAATCATCGCAACTCCTCGTGCTTCAATGGCGAATGACAATAGCTCTCCTGCTTTTTCCGCCTCCCAAAGTACCG CTCGAATCGGGGAGGTGAAGAGAGTAACTAAAGAGACAAATGTGTCTGTGAAGATAAACTTGGATGGTAAGGGGATTACAGATAGCAGCACTTCAGTCCCTTTCCTAGATCATATGTTGGAT CAATTAGCATCACATGGGCTATTTGATGTACATGTGAGAGCTACCGGTGATATTCATATCGATGATCATCACACTAATGAAGATGTTGCACTCGCCCTTGGAACG GCTTTGCTGCAAGCTCTTGGTGATAGAAAGGGAATCAATAGATTCGGTGACTTCTCTGCTTCTCTGGATGAAGCTCTGATTCATGTCTCACTG GATTTATCTGGAAGGCCCCACTTGAGCTGTGATCTACATATACCTACTGAGAGAGTTGGATCATATGATACCCAG CTCGTGGAGCACTTTTTCCAGTCATTGGTGAATACTTCTGGTATGACGCTTCACATCCGCCAG CTTGCTGGTAAAAATTCTCACCACATTATCGAAGCAACTTTCAAGGCTTTTGCCAGGGCTCTCAGGCAGGCTACAGAATATGACCATCGTCGTGCAGGGACAGTGCCAAG TTCAAAGGGGGTCCTATCACGAGCTTGA
- the LOC110801676 gene encoding imidazoleglycerol-phosphate dehydratase 2, chloroplastic-like isoform X3, with protein MALRTPGGCHLLPPRIRVSPATLSPPPAQLPLFHKPNSNNLKLSNPIIATPRASMANDNSSPAFSASQIARIGEVKRVTKETNVSVKINLDGKGITDSSTSVPFLDHMLDQLASHGLFDVHVRATGDIHIDDHHTNEDVALALGTALLQALGDRKGINRFGDFSASLDEALIHVSLDLSGRPHLSCDLHIPTERVGSYDTQLVEHFFQSLVNTSGMTLHIRQLAGKNSHHIIEATFKAFARALRQATEYDHRRAGTVPSSKGVLSRA; from the exons ATGGCTCTCCGTACACCCGGTGGTTGTCACCTCCTGCCACCCCGAATTAGGGTTTCTCCTGCCACTCTCTCCCCTCCCCCTGCTCAATTACCCCTCTTTCACAAGCCAAATTCCAACAATCTCAAATTGTCGAACCCAATCATCGCAACTCCTCGTGCTTCAATGGCGAATGACAATAGCTCTCCTGCTTTTTCCGCCTCCCAAA TAGCTCGAATCGGGGAGGTGAAGAGAGTAACTAAAGAGACAAATGTGTCTGTGAAGATAAACTTGGATGGTAAGGGGATTACAGATAGCAGCACTTCAGTCCCTTTCCTAGATCATATGTTGGAT CAATTAGCATCACATGGGCTATTTGATGTACATGTGAGAGCTACCGGTGATATTCATATCGATGATCATCACACTAATGAAGATGTTGCACTCGCCCTTGGAACG GCTTTGCTGCAAGCTCTTGGTGATAGAAAGGGAATCAATAGATTCGGTGACTTCTCTGCTTCTCTGGATGAAGCTCTGATTCATGTCTCACTG GATTTATCTGGAAGGCCCCACTTGAGCTGTGATCTACATATACCTACTGAGAGAGTTGGATCATATGATACCCAG CTCGTGGAGCACTTTTTCCAGTCATTGGTGAATACTTCTGGTATGACGCTTCACATCCGCCAG CTTGCTGGTAAAAATTCTCACCACATTATCGAAGCAACTTTCAAGGCTTTTGCCAGGGCTCTCAGGCAGGCTACAGAATATGACCATCGTCGTGCAGGGACAGTGCCAAG TTCAAAGGGGGTCCTATCACGAGCTTGA